The following proteins come from a genomic window of Desulfobulbaceae bacterium:
- a CDS encoding serine/threonine protein kinase, whose amino-acid sequence MLTQLINKLTPDAKKSQLRSNAAELAGIVGNSLPVMPSWKPGDTILDRYLVEEIFSGAMGKVYIAQHLGWKIPVAIKAPKAIVLADEEGAQRILNEANSWVRMGMHPNVATCYYVLNLDNVPHLFIEYVDGGNLKDWITAGRCKDLRTVLSLAIQFCHGMEFTHAQGIIHRDIKPQNILLTKNALIKITDFGIIQTKSSPEHSKAKLKGASDAQTIGFRGTPGYASPEQFKHSHQVDNRTDIFSFGICLWMMLCGKKPYKNNQVEEKLDPTSGLRNADPLPEALRHVLKKIVSFDVEKRYQDFKSLRHELNEIYTGLFKVGCPYMDLDFTDLQAENYNNRAVSLL is encoded by the coding sequence TCAATAAACTAACGCCTGACGCCAAGAAATCACAACTCCGCTCCAATGCAGCAGAACTGGCGGGAATTGTCGGTAACTCGTTGCCCGTAATGCCCTCCTGGAAGCCTGGCGATACGATTCTTGATCGATACCTGGTTGAAGAGATCTTTAGCGGTGCAATGGGCAAGGTCTATATTGCCCAGCACCTGGGCTGGAAAATCCCTGTTGCCATCAAGGCGCCAAAGGCGATTGTCTTAGCCGATGAGGAAGGCGCCCAAAGAATCCTTAACGAGGCCAACAGTTGGGTGCGCATGGGTATGCACCCCAATGTGGCCACCTGCTATTATGTCCTGAACCTGGACAACGTCCCGCATCTATTTATTGAATATGTCGATGGTGGTAACCTGAAAGACTGGATTACCGCTGGCCGCTGCAAAGATCTGCGCACTGTGTTATCGCTTGCTATCCAATTCTGTCACGGCATGGAGTTTACACACGCCCAAGGCATTATCCACAGGGACATCAAGCCTCAGAACATCCTTCTCACCAAGAACGCTCTGATTAAAATTACTGACTTTGGAATTATTCAAACCAAATCGAGCCCAGAACATAGCAAAGCAAAACTCAAGGGCGCTTCAGACGCTCAAACCATTGGCTTCCGCGGCACGCCTGGTTACGCTTCACCAGAACAGTTTAAACACAGTCACCAGGTCGACAATCGAACGGATATATTTTCTTTTGGAATATGTTTATGGATGATGCTCTGCGGCAAAAAACCATACAAAAACAATCAGGTCGAAGAAAAACTTGACCCGACCTCCGGCCTGCGGAATGCTGATCCTTTACCTGAAGCGCTCCGACACGTACTTAAAAAAATTGTCAGTTTTGACGTAGAAAAACGCTATCAGGACTTCAAATCCCTGAGGCACGAACTCAACGAGATTTATACAGGTTTGTTCAAAGTCGGTTGTCCTTATATGGATCTGGACTTCACCGATTTACAGGCTGAAAACTATAACAACAGGGCTGTCTCTCTTCTGG